The following are encoded in a window of Astyanax mexicanus isolate ESR-SI-001 chromosome 6, AstMex3_surface, whole genome shotgun sequence genomic DNA:
- the plekhf2 gene encoding pleckstrin homology domain-containing family F member 2, translating into MVDRLANSEANSKRIAVVEGCFGTAGQPLAIPGRVLIGEGVLTKLCRKKPKARQFFLFNDILVYGNIVIQKKKYNKQHIIPLESVTIDTVADEGDLRNGWLIKTPTKSFAVYAATATEKSEWMNHISKCVSDLLEKSGKSPTGEHAAVWVPDSEASVCMRCQKVKFTPVSRRHHCRKCGFVVCGPCSEKKFLLPSQSSKPVRVCEFCYEQLSTEASLPVRSNSYSRTPTSKFLTNNVSDDDDEDDSSD; encoded by the coding sequence ATGGTGGACCGCTTGGCAAACAGCGAGGCGAACTCCAAGCGCATTGCGGTGGTGGAGGGCTGCTTCGGCACGGCCGGTCAGCCGCTGGCCATCCCAGGGCGCGTGCTAATCGGAGAGGGCGTGCTCACCAAACTGTGCCGCAAGAAGCCCAAAGCGCGCCAGTTCTTCCTCTTCAATGACATCCTGGTGTATGGCAACATCGTCATCCAGAAGAAGAAGTACAACAAGCAGCACATCATCCCGCTGGAGAGCGTCACCATCGACACGGTGGCTGACGAGGGAGACCTGCGGAACGGCTGGCTCATCAAGACCCCCACCAAATCCTTTGCGGTGTACGCCGCCACAGCCACGGAGAAGTCTGAGTGGATGAAtcacatcagcaagtgtgtgtcAGACCTGCTGGAGAAGAGCGGCAAGTCGCCCACTGGCGAGCATGCAGCGGTGTGGGTGCCGGACTCTGAGGCGTCGGTATGCATGCGCTGCCAGAAGGTGAAGTTCACCCCCGTCAGCAGACGTCATCACTGCAGAAAGTGCGGCTTTGTGGTGTGCGGGCCCTGCTCTGAGAAGAAGTTCTTGCTGCCCAGCCAGTCTTCGAAACCGGTCCGTGTGTGTGAGTTCTGCTATGAGCAGCTCTCCACGGAGGCCAGCCTGCCGGTCCGCTCGAACTCCTACAGCCGCACACCTACCAGCAAGTTCCTCACCAACAATGTCTCTGACGACGACGATGAGGACGACAGCAGTGACTGA